One Drosophila kikkawai strain 14028-0561.14 chromosome 3L, DkikHiC1v2, whole genome shotgun sequence genomic window carries:
- the Fbp1 gene encoding fat-body protein 1, with product MNWILLLVACAASAVAAGRISMSPERVQGIERLSLEDLQLQKFILDIVQNIRQPLQQNDLIQLDQGLIVDSQRYRGGIDAEMQRVIDLDRQRRLLDEHEVYTVGRLEDVQQLRGIYRLLVRSQDFDTLRRNVVYLRRNINPVLLVNALVLAIRDRQDTRNLVVPAVQELLPELYLDGDVIEQVRGVQREQTQRPSLMDIIGLRQRQRMNPMMNILMPWREIHMQMALMRQQNRQNILGKNRVVIRAENQGQIEGTSLLTDDIALRNFVQNLIQEMALLEQDSQDSQEDEIRNVLERDQRINREEEDQWIGRNREWNNRERELGQGEDSGRLLSVNRRRQQEDLQGQSQVNQRERFQQILRRDDDNDDDDNDDDDDNIRLGRVQGGLRTGGTRNLLRVNRRRLQEGQREDINQENDDDVRMGRVQLERGNSQGGIRMGGVQELPTVNVNSDRLVHVGRRRMNTIQEDQPWGRQRYMGMMRGDRISEGRRVGQQEDVRQNDWQMTRQRQRLDQNEEEREQGRRVGQEEDVRQNDWQIWRQRQRLDDNKKEREQGRRIVGQQEQGSYADQLESVSRDDERLVHVNRRRLNQDISQQQQQQQRIIPRRVGSIGEGRRVLGERLIQDEDILKLIRGEKRLQLMTDEEILEMLKRNRQQRLEKMQNDNDDDDDNDDEDEVRGTRSRRSISNLRRENTRRSEILLHNLRQLVARLNQEAISQGQMTNQQLPWLNNPRQTQSERYGLRLNQIRVDSMRNREILQQIGEIEQRLQEVIGQVVNRISISSQRGEMEEQRRLESRMADVLLGRLGQVGILNIVRQVVQDNSQQIDRSGLGIRLSDPVVQHTLRRIVRIVDQQREQMLGGYRQEQLQMRGVTINDVRVDKLRTRIEEHDLDLSNLVEQDQQVQQVVVGRQRRLNNKPFTIDMDITSDRDQDAIVRVLLGPAEDQQGRQGVSLEQRRRDFVLLDAINVQLQTGRNRIQQRSVDIPWTTRDVTPLGEIYRRVMLQLGNKGQQELVQDLVGENGGFPQHLLLPRGRPEGLPMQVLVIVSPVLEQQEQEIEPEIDMGIGRASLRDVRPLGYPLDRPIDNEQELLQLPNIQMQDVVIVQEN from the exons ATGAACTGGATTCTGTTGTTGGTGGCCTGTGCGGCCAGCGCTGTGGCAGCAGGAAGGATTTCGATGAGCCCAGAGCGGGTTCAGGGTATTG AACGCTTGTCCCTGGAGGACCTGCAGCTTCAAAAGTTCATCCTCGACATTGTGCAAAACATTCGCCAGCCGCTGCAGCAGAACGATCTCATTCAGCTGGATCAGGGTCTGATTGTGGACAGCCAGCGGTATCGTGGTGGCATTGATGCAGAGATGCAGCGGGTCATTGACCTGGACCGCCAGCGACGTCTATTGGATGAGCACGAGGTGTACACTGTGGGTCGCCTGGAGGATGTGCAGCAGCTGCGCGGCATCTACCGCCTGCTTGTTCGCTCCCAGGACTTTGATACCCTGCGTCGCAATGTTGTCTATCTGCGCCGCAACATTAACCCCGTTCTGCTGGTCAACGCTTTGGTCCTGGCCATCCGGGATCGCCAGGATACCCGCAACCTTGTCGTTCCTGCTGTCCAGGAGCTGCTGCCCGAATTGTACTTGGATGGGGATGTGATTGAGCAAGTTCGAGGCGTCCAAAGAGAGCAAACCCAGCGGCCTTCGCTCATGGACATCATAGGTCTGCGCCAGCGCCAGCGCATGAATCCCATGATGAACATCCTGATGCCCTGGCGGGAGATCCACATGCAGATGGCTTTGATGAGGCAGCAGAATCGCCAAAACATTCTGGGCAAGAACCGTGTGGTTATCCGCGCCGAGAATCAGGGACAAATTGAGGGCACCTCTCTGCTGACGGACGATATTGCTTTGCGCAACTTTGTCCAGAATCTCATCCAAGAAATGGCTCTGCTGGAGCAGGATTCCCAGGACTCTCAGGAAGATGAAATCCGCAATGTGCTGGAGCGCGACCAAAGGATCAatagggaggaggaggatcagTGGATCGGCCGTAATCGCGAATGGAACAACAGGGAAAGGGAACTGGGACAGGGTGAGGACTCTGGCCGCCTGCTCAGCGTGAACCGCCGCCGTCAGCAGGAGGATCTGCAGGGACAGAGCCAGGTTAACCAGAGGGAGCGCTTCCAGCAAATCCTCCGACgggatgatgataatgatgacgacgacaacgatgacgatgatgacaATATCCGCTTGGGACGTGTCCAGGGAGGTCTCCGCACTGGCGGAACTCGGAATCTTCTGCGGGTCAACCGTCGCCGCCTGCAGGAGGGACAGCGCGAGGACATAAACCAAGAGAACGATGATGATGTCCGCATGGGTCGCGTGCAGCTGGAGCGTGGAAACAGCCAAGGAGGAATCCGCATGGGAGGAGTTCAGGAGCTGCCCACTGTTAACGTAAACAGCGACCGCCTGGTTCATGTGGGCCGCCGTCGGATGAACACCATCCAGGAGGATCAGCCATGGGGACGCCAGCGTTACATGGGCATGATGAGGGGAGATCGCATCAGTGAAGGACGTCGCGTTGGCCAGCAGGAGGATGTGCGTCAGAATGACTGGCAGATGACGAGGCAACGCCAGCGCCTGGACCAAAATGAAGAGGAGCGCGAGCAGGGACGTCGCGTTGGCCAAGAGGAAGATGTGCGTCAGAATGACTGGCAGATCTGGCGCCAACGCCAGCGCCTGGATGATAATAAGAAGGAGCGCGAGCAGGGACGTCGCATCGTAggccagcaggagcagggcagcTATGCCGATCAACTGGAGAGCGTGAGCCGCGACGATGAGCGCCTGGTGCATGTAAACCGCCGTCGCCTGAACCAGGACAtatcgcagcagcagcagcagcagcagaggatCATTCCCCGCAGAGTTGGCTCCATTGGTGAGGGTCGCCGTGTGCTAGGAGAACGCCTCATCCAAGATGAGGATATCCTGAAGCTTATCCGCGGCGAAAAGCGCCTTCAGCTGATGACCGACGAGGAGATCCTGGAGATGCTGAAGAGGAACCGCCAGCAGCGTCTGGAGAAGATGCAGAATGACaacgatgatgacgatgacaaTGACGACGAGGATGAGGTTCGGGGAACACGAAGCCGCCGCAGTATCTCTAATCTACGTCGCGAGAACACCCGTCGCAGCGAAATCCTCCTGCACAATCTCCGCCAGCTGGTGGCCCGCCTTAACCAAGAGGCCATCTCCCAGGGCCAGATGACCAACCAGCAGCTGCCGTGGCTCAACAATCCCCGCCAGACGCAGTCCGAGAGATACGGCCTTCGCTTGAACCAGATCCGCGTGGACTCCATGCGCAACAGGGAGATCCTTCAGCAGATCGGCGAGATCGAGCAACGCCTCCAGGAGGTGATTGGCCAGGTGGTGAACCGGATAAGCATCAGCTCTCAGCGCGGAGAAATGGAAGAGCAGCGCCGACTGGAGTCCCGAATGGCCGACGTCCTACTGGGTCGCCTTGGCCAAGTGGGCATTCTGAACATCGTCCGTCAAGTAGTCCAGGATAATAGCCAGCAAATCGACCGCTCTGGCCTGGGCATCCGTCTCAGCGATCCAGTGGTGCAGCACACCCTTCGCCGGATTGTGAGGATCGTTGATCAGCAGCGGGAGCAGATGCTCGGAGGCTACCGCCAGGAGCAGCTCCAGATGCGTGGTGTGACCATCAATGATGTGCGCGTGGACAAACTGCGCACACGCATCGAGGAGCACGACCTGGATCTCAGCAATCTGGTGGAGCAGGACCAACAAGTCCAGCAGGTGGTTGTGGGTCGCCAGCGCCGCCTCAACAACAAGCCCTTCACCATTGACATGGACATTACCTCGGACCGCGATCAGGATGCCATTGTCCGTGTGCTCTTGGGACCCGCTGAAGATCAGCAGGGCAGGCAAGGAGTTTCCCTAGAGCAGCGCCGCCGCGACTTTGTGCTGCTGGACGCCATCAATGTGCAGCTGCAAACAGGTCGCAACCGCATCCAGCAGAGGTCCGTTGACATTCCCTGGACAACTCGCGATGTCACTCCTTTGGGTGAGATTTACCGCCGGGTGATGCTGCAGCTGGGCAACAAGGGACAGCAGGAGCTGGTGCAGGATTTGGTAGGCGAGAACGGAGGCTTCCCCCAGCATTTGTTACTTCCACGCGGTCGTCCCGAGGGTCTGCCTATGCAAGTCCTGGTGATTGTCTCGCCTGTgctggagcagcaggagcaggagatcGAGCCGGAGATTGACATGGGCATTGGCCGTGCCTCTCTGCGAGATGTGCGTCCTTTGGGTTATCCCCTCGACCGACCCATTGACAACGAAcaggagctgctgcagctgccgaATATACAGATGCAGGATGTGGTCATCGTCCAGgagaactga
- the LOC108083084 gene encoding larval serum protein 1 alpha chain, which translates to MLRLTFACLCCLLLGDVTSSFSNHWKLPALRSHLGSSESLTSPTNWQLRQRFLLDLLLQVHKPLLHQQLIEMGSQLNEDPQEYKEGSWSLIKEFLGRVHQNQVPRPFTIYNQLDEEMPQNLLGVYRFLVLAKDWTSFQRNACYARIHFHPILFVNALQIAVGEREDAKDLRLPAMFEVLPQLYFEKEVILAAQEIAWHQLTPIRLVTPKRNWKHVFLKYFSPREILTKEEPMSADPLIIDNIRNLAYLSLDLELNSHWNKLINQLVISLEEAKEGIQHQDIIDGDRLMAFRGPGDEDSYRRQLAMRAHSHNSQIYLYNLKQFVAALHMEDLATGQKSTEVIDQPLMTTGGVPYQSTSLDSEAIRRILDLTLEDLKKQIDEVVSHNKDYIENTFIAEKIIANNYLNICRHLSLPINGYKADKPSMLGLATANLRDPIYRSLLFRLQKIISSYGKGNVIQKEGKGIQPIINKVTVSSLLTYEETVYTDLINLIDQQLLQSQRNNLQFLQRHLVARQRRLNHEPFSITLDIEAPAEMTVQARIYLAQANQSSPHLHLDTFVCSLKKGFNQFERLFPSALKESTLSELYEADYPTASDSFRGFPTHLMLPRGTREGLKLQLFVELTAWTGWEQENEEVPLPVLTKSLKDVIIFHRQA; encoded by the exons ATGTTAAGATTAACATTTGCCTGCCTTTGTTGTCTCCTACTCGGAGATGTAACATCAAGTTTTAGCAATCATTGGAAACTGCCAGCCCTTCGGAGTCACCTGGGGTCATCAGAGTCTCTAACTTCACCTACCAATTGGCAATTGCGCCAACGGTTCCTTTTGGATTTGCTGCTTCAAGTGCACAAGCCTTTGCTGCATCAACAGCTCATTGAAATGGGCAGTCAACTTAATGAAGATCCCCAAGAATATAAAGAA gGTTCCTGGAGTTTGATAAAGGAGTTTTTAGGTCGTGTTCATCAAAATCAAGTGCCCAGACCCTTTACCATTTACAATCAACTAGATGAGGAAATGCCACAGAACCTGTTGGGAGTCTATCGTTTTTTGGTCCTGGCCAAGGACTGGACTTCCTTCCAACGAAACGCTTGCTATGCCAGAATACACTTTCATCCTATACTCTTTGTGAATGCCCTGCAAATAGCAGTGGGGGAGAGAGAGGATGCCAAGGATCTCAGACTGCCAGCCATGTTTGAGGTGCTGCCTCAACTCTACTTTGAAAAGGAGGTGATCCTGGCGGCCCAAGAAATTGCCTGGCATCAATTGACACCCATTAGGCTAGTGACACCCAAGCGCAATTGGAAGCATGTATTTCTGAAGTATTTCAGTCCTAGAGAAATCTTGACGAAAGAGGAGCCCATGTCAGCCGATCCTTTGATCATAGATAACATCAGAAACTTGGCTTATCTCAGCTTGGATTTGGAGCTAAACTCGCATTGGAACAAACTGATAAATCAATTGGTTATATCCCTTGAAGAAGCTAAAGAGGGAATACAGCATCAGGACATTATAGATGGCGATCGCCTTATGGCCTTTCGAGGACCTGGGGATGAGGACAGCTACAGAAGGCAGTTGGCAATGCGAGCACACTCTCACAATTCCCAAATATATCTCTACAATTTAAAGCAATTTGTGGCTGCCTTGCATATGGAGGACTTGGCTACGGGCCAAAAATCTACAGAAGTAATTGATCAGCCTTTAATGACCACTGGCGGAGTTCCCTACCAAAGCACCAGCTTGGATTCAGAAGCCATTAGGCGCATTTTAGACTTGACCTTAGAAGATctgaaaaaacaaattgatgaGGTGGTCAGTCATAATAAGgattatatagaaaacacaTTTATAGCtgaaaaaataatagcaaATAATTATCTCAATATTTGCCGTCATCTGAGCTTGCCCATCAATGGTTATAAAGCAGATAAGCCTAGTATGCTAGGTTTGGCCACAGCTAATCTAAGAGATcccatctaccgatcgctgcTCTTTCGTTTACAGAAAATAATAAGCAGTTATGGCAAAGGAAATGTAATccaaaaagaaggaaaagggATACAACCCATCATAAATAAAGTCACAGTTAGTAGCTTGCTGACTTATGAGGAAACCGTGTATACCGATTTAATCAATCTGATTGACCAGCAACTGCTTCAATCACAGCGTAACAACTTGCAGTTTCTCCAACGTCATCTTGTGGCCAGACAACGCCGCCTCAATCACGAACCTTTCAGCATTACCCTGGATATAGAAGCCCCTGCAGAAATGACTGTTCAAGCTAGAATATATCTGGCCCAAGCCAATCAATCCAGTCCCCATTTGCACCTAGACACCTTTGTGTGTTCCCTGAAGAAGGGCTTTAATCAATTCGAACGTCTTTTCCCTTCAGCCCTCAAGGAATCCACTCTCAGCGAACTATATGAGGCCGATTATCCAACAGCATCAGACAGTTTCAGGGGTTTTCCCACACACCTTATGTTGCCCAGAGGCACTCGAGAAGGACTCAAACTTCAATTGTTTGTTGAACTCACAGCTTGGACTGGCTGGGAGCAGGAGAATGAGGAGGTGCCGTTGCCTGTGCTAACCAAAAGTTTGAAGGATGTGATAATCTTTCATCGCCAGGCCTAA
- the btl gene encoding fibroblast growth factor receptor homolog 2 yields the protein MAKVPITLMIIALVSASPDLGCDFAHHSCRIDVTAENSPQQRHIPADMDITLQCIRPTAKWFYQDKFQSRATVLQLERAQSWKSGNYGCLDGQNRWFNVSLIIGYKEAGGNDIASFANVDTAQRIPQSDLFFQPLNANASLRLLQPLPEFVQRTAGGLFQLSCTPKDPEATGVNISWLHNDKQILGGRGRIKIKKWSLTVGQLQPDDAGSYRCELCVEQECQRSNPTLLEVVSQSHRAPVLMPGYPQNASVALGENVSFQCRLEDSPLEPKITWFHPVSGVNIEEVLQLLKQQSQVPKDFMPMLTQKDEPQVLRLGNVLMEDSGWYICIAENQIGRTVGAAYLELYSPEDTTTARVYTSSTVGTPTPPALVPEDTDDEADNAAEEAAAGKGPPVFKKDLKRLQHTVAGNTMTLACPVDGKANITWTKDKNPLNRGLGVYLKKNFFLRFVEATSADSGKYTCEVCNSFGCISFDFDVLVNERTRSSPIIVVPQNQTVMVNGSLDIKCSVLSDLHPTARWERAVLRNDSLGGSRRVEFARLNFTVTNNSVVLELRNVTHEQEGWYTCVAMNTLGSSNSSVYLRVRNPLPPLEIYALLHANPLGFTLAAIIVVALFLLGSAFITIMLRRMRREKLLKLRIETVHQWTKKVIIYRPAGEEGSTCNSGDLQMPVIKIEKQRTTVSTTGSGGADPAQAFNEYEFPLDSNWEIPRQQLSLGSILGEGAFGRVVMAEAEGLPRSPQLAETIVAVKMVKDEHTDTDMASLVREMEVMKMIGKHINIINLLGCCSQGGPLWVIVEYAPHGNLKDFLKQNRPGAPQRRSDSDGYLDDKPLLPAQELGEKELTKFAFQIARGMEYLASRRCIHRDLAARNVLVSDGYVMKIADFGLARDIQDTEYYRKNTNGRLPIKWMAPESLQEKKYDSQSDVWSYGVLLWEIMTYGEQPYPQILSAEELYSYLITGQRMEKPPKCSLNIYVVMRQCWHFEPCARPTFTELVESFDGILQQASSNPNDAYLDLSMPMLETPPSSGDEDDGSYSETFRETSPLRYHYTYKFN from the exons ATGGCAAAAGTGCCGATCACGCTGATGATCATTGCGCTTGTTTCGGCATCTCCAGACCTGGGCTGCGACTTTGCCCATCACAGCTGCCGCATCGATGTCACCGCGGAAAACAGTCCCCAGCAACGCCACATTCCCGCCGATATGGACATCACGCTGCAGTGCATCCGACCCACGGCCAAATGGTTCTATCAGGATAAGTTTCAGTCCAGGGCCACTGTCTTGCAACTGGAACGAGCTCAATCCTGGAAGTCGGGGAACTACGGCTGCTTGGATGGCCAAAACAGATGGTTCAATGTCTCCCTGATAATTGGCTACAAGGAGGCAGGAGGCAATGATATAGCCAGCTTTGCCAATGTGGATACTGCCCAGAGGATACCCCAGTCTGATCTCTTCTTTCAGCCACTGAATGCGAATGCCTCGCTGAGATTGCTGCAACCACTTCCTGAGTTCGTGCAACGCACTGCTGGCGGTCTCTTCCAGCTGAGCTGTACTCCCAAGGATCCGGAGGCAACAGGAGTGAATATATCCTGGCTGCACAATGACAAGCAAATTTTGGGTGGACGCGGCAGAATCAAGATCAAAAAGTGGTCTCTGACCGTGGGGCAACTACAGCCTGATGATGCGGGAAGCTATCGCTGTGAGTTGTGTGTGGAGCAGGAATGCCAGAGGAGTAATCCCACCCTTCTTGAGGTGGTCAGCCAAAGTCACAGAGCTCCAGTTTTGATGCCTGGATATCCACAAAACGCCAGCGTTGCTCTTGGGGAAAATGTGAGCTTCCAGTGTCGCCTGGAGGATTCCCCGCTAGAGCCAAAGATAACGTGGTTCCATCCGGTGAGCGGTGTTAATATCGAAGAGGTACTGCAGCTACTGAAGCAGCAATCCCAGGTCCCCAAGGACTTTATGCCCATGTTAACGCAAAAGGATGAGCCACAGGTGCTTCGTCTGGGGAATGTTTTGATGGAGGATTCTGGCTGGTACATCTGCATAGCTGAGAATCAAATAGGACGCACTGTTGGCGCCGCCTACCTCGAACTTTACAGTCCTGAAGACACCACAACAGCTCGTGTCTACACCAGCAGCACAGTGGGTACACCCACACCACCTGCACTCGTTCCTGAAGACACCGACGACGAGGCGGACAATGCAGCCGAGGAAGCAGCTGCCGGCAAGGGTCCTCCAGTATTCAAAAAGGATTTAAAACGACTTCAGCACACAGTGGCTGGTAACACTATGACCCTGGCTTGTCCCGTTGACGGCAAGGCGAATATCACTTGGACCAAGGATAAAAATCCCTTGAATCGCGGACTTGGCGTTTATTTAAAGAAGAACTTTTTCCTGCGCTTTGTGGAGGCCACCAGTGCAGATTCGGGAAAATATACTTGTGAAGTTTGCAACTCCTTCGGTTGCATTTCCTTCGATTTCGACGTTTTGGTCAATGAGCGCACTCGATCCTCGCCCATCATCGTGGTGCCGCAGAACCAAACGGTGATGGTGAACGGAAGCCTGGACATCAAGTGCAGCGTCCTCTCCGATCTGCATCCCACTGCAAGATGGGAACGAGCTGTTCTAAGAAATGACTCCCTGGGAGGCTCTAGGCGAGTGGAGTTTGCCCGTCTCAACTTTACTGTGACCAACAACTCCGTGGTTTTGGAGCTACGCAATGTGACCCACGAGCAGGAAGGCTGGTACACCTGTGTGGCCATGAACACGCTGGGTAGCAGCAACTCCAGTGTCTACCTGAGGGTTAGGAATCCTCTGCCGCCCTTGGAGATCTACGCCCTGCTGCATGCCAATCCTCTGGGTTTTACCCTGGCTGCCATTATTGTGGTGGCTCTGTTTCTCCTGGGCAGTGCCTTTATAACCATCATGCTCCGCCGAATGAGGAGGGAGAAGCTCTTGAAGCTACGCATCGAAACAGTTCATCAGTGGACCAAGAAGGTGATCATCTACCGCCCGGCCGGGGAAGAAGGCAGCACCTGTAACTCCGGCGACCTGCAGATGCCAgtcataaaaatcgaaaagcaACGCACCACCGTCTCAACAACGGGTTCGGGAGGAGCTGATCCCGCCCAGGCCTTCAACGAGTACGAGTTCCCCCTGGACTCCAACTGGGAGATACCCAGGCAGCAACTCAGCTTGGGCTCAATCTTGGGCGAGGGAGCCTTTGGGCGTGTGGTCAtggcagaggcagagggaCTGCCCCGAAGTCCCCAGCTTGCCGAGACCATTGTGGCTGTTAAAATGGTCAAGGATGAACACACGGACACGGACATGGCCAGCTTGGTGCGGGAGATGGAGGTGATGAAGATGATTGGCAAGCACATCAATATCATAAACCTGCTGGGCTGCTGCAGTCAGGGTGGTCCGCTGTGGGTGATAGTGGAGTATGCGCCCCATGGCAACCTCAAGGATTTCCTCAAACAGAATCGACCGGGAGCTCCGCAAAGGCGGAGTGACAGCGATGGCTACTTGGATGACAAGCCGCTGTTACCAGCACAAGAGCTGGGCGAGAAGGAGCTTACGAAATTTGCCTTTCAAATTGCTCGAGGAATGGAGTATCTGGCTTCACGAAGG TGCATCCATCGCGACTTGGCCGCACGCAATGTGCTCGTCAGCGATGGCTATGTGATGAAAATCGCTGACTTTGGCCTGGCTAGGGATATCCAGGATACGGAGTACTACCGTAAAAACACCAACGGCCGGCTGCCCATCAAATGGATGGCTCCAGAGTCCCTGCAGGAGAAGAAATACGACTCGCAAAGCGACGTTTGGAGCTATGGGGTGCTGCTTTGGGAGATCATGACTTACGGAGAACAGCCATATCCTCAAATTCTGTCCGCCGAAGAGCTCTACAGCTACCTGATCACGGGTCAGCGCATGGAGAAGCCGCCCAAGTGTTCCCTCAACATTTATGTGGTGATGCGTCAGTGCTGGCACTTTGAACCCTGTGCACGGCCCACATTCACAGAGCTGGTGGAGAGCTTCGACGGGATTCTGCAGCAGGCGAGCAGCAACCCGAACGATGCCTATCTGGATCTCTCGATGCCCATGCTGGAGACACCGCCCTCATCGGGGGATGAGGATGACGGCTCCTACAGCGAGACATTCCGAGAAACCTCTCCGCTTAGATACCATTATACCTATAAGTTTAATTAG